From the genome of Spirosomataceae bacterium TFI 002, one region includes:
- a CDS encoding Arylsulfatase A has product MTKYIFFILVLFIANSSNVVASKPPNIICILVDDLGYGDLSCQGATDMQTPNIDNFKKGGLTLTNFYANCTVCSPSRASLLTGRYPDNVGVPGVIRQNEDNSWGFLDPKATLIPQVLRTKGYKSAIIGKWHLGLESPNTPTERGFDYFKGFLGDMMDDYWTHRRGGINWMRENRKEIDPKGHATDLFTNWAIDYLKSSKKSEPFYLYLAYNAPHFPIQPPEEWLTRVKAREPQLSEKRAKNVAFIEHLDDAIGKVLATLKSTGLDENTLIVFTSDNGGALRYEQSNGELRGGKQDMYEGGIKVPAFVQWKNKVEAGTENAAVSMHMDLFNTFCEVAGAQINHQVDGSSLLPHLLGQEVERNDRYIYWVRREGGIYGGQAYYAARYGDYKILQNTPYEPIQFFNMKEDPLEQSPMSNEHDITYDMLRKNLQSHIQEAGKIPWQKRE; this is encoded by the coding sequence ATGACAAAATATATCTTTTTCATTTTAGTACTTTTCATAGCCAATAGTTCAAATGTTGTAGCGTCAAAACCTCCAAATATCATTTGTATTCTCGTCGATGATCTAGGTTATGGTGACTTATCTTGTCAAGGGGCAACAGACATGCAAACCCCAAATATTGATAATTTTAAAAAAGGTGGATTAACGTTAACTAACTTTTATGCCAATTGCACAGTCTGTTCACCAAGCAGAGCTTCACTTTTGACAGGACGCTATCCCGATAATGTTGGTGTTCCTGGAGTAATTAGACAAAACGAAGACAATAGTTGGGGGTTTCTTGATCCCAAGGCAACATTAATTCCTCAAGTATTAAGAACCAAAGGTTATAAGTCTGCTATCATAGGCAAATGGCACTTAGGATTGGAAAGTCCAAATACTCCAACCGAACGTGGATTCGACTATTTCAAAGGCTTCTTGGGCGATATGATGGATGACTATTGGACGCATAGGCGAGGAGGAATAAACTGGATGCGAGAAAATAGAAAGGAAATAGATCCAAAAGGTCACGCTACTGATTTGTTTACCAATTGGGCAATAGACTATTTGAAATCTAGTAAGAAAAGTGAGCCATTCTACCTTTATTTAGCCTATAATGCTCCTCATTTTCCTATACAACCACCAGAGGAGTGGCTTACAAGGGTAAAGGCTAGGGAGCCGCAATTGAGTGAGAAAAGAGCAAAGAACGTTGCGTTTATTGAACATTTGGATGACGCAATAGGGAAAGTTTTAGCAACTCTTAAGTCAACAGGTTTAGATGAGAATACTTTAATCGTATTTACTTCTGACAATGGTGGGGCATTACGTTACGAACAAAGTAATGGAGAATTGAGGGGCGGAAAACAAGATATGTATGAGGGTGGGATCAAGGTACCAGCTTTTGTACAATGGAAAAACAAGGTTGAAGCTGGAACAGAGAATGCTGCTGTTTCCATGCATATGGATCTATTTAATACCTTTTGTGAGGTAGCGGGAGCACAAATCAATCACCAAGTGGACGGAAGTAGTTTGCTGCCTCATTTACTAGGACAAGAGGTAGAACGAAACGACAGATACATCTATTGGGTGAGAAGAGAGGGAGGAATATATGGAGGTCAAGCTTATTATGCAGCTAGGTACGGTGACTACAAGATTTTACAGAATACTCCTTATGAGCCTATTCAATTCTTCAATATGAAAGAGGACCCTTTGGAGCAAAGTCCGATGTCCAATGAGCATGATATAACATATGACATGCTTCGAAAAAACTTACAATCACATATTCAAGAAGCAGGGAAGATCCCGTGGCAGAAAAGGGAATAA